CTGGATCGCGCCGCGCTTGGCGTTCTCGGGCCGCTCGTAGATCTCGATGACGGTGCGGGCGATCCTGACCTCGTCCTCGGTCGGCGCGAAGGCGGCGTTGGCCAAAGCCACCTGGCTCGGATGGATCAGCGTCTTGCCGTCGAAGCCGAGGATGCGGGCCTGCTCGCATTCCTCGCGGCAGCCGTCGAGGTCGGAGAAGTTGTTGTAGACGCCGTCGAGGATGGTCAGCCCCTCGGCGCGGGCGCCGGCGAGCGCGGTCATCAGCCAGGGCATCATCGGGGCCCGGCCGGGCACGATCTGCGTCCAGGTGTCCTTGGCGAGGTCGTTGGTGCCGAGCACGAAGCAGGCAAGCCGGGTGCCCGGGTTGCGCCGCGCCGCCGCGATCGCCTGGATGTTGAGGATCGCCGCCGGGGTCTCGATCATCGCCCAGATCTTGATGCCGGGCGGCGCATCGAGGGCCTCCAGCCGGTCGGCGATGTTTTCGAGCACCGCCGGGGAGGAGACCTTCGGCATCAGGATCGCGTCGGGCCCGGCCTCGATCGCGGCGCGCAGGTCGGCCTCGCCCCAGGGGGTCTGGGGCGCGTTGACCCGGATGATCAGCTCGCGGTCGCCGTAGCCGCCCTGGCGCACCGCGGCGCAGACCTGCTCGCGCGCCACGTCCTTGGCATCGGGGGCGACCGCGTCCTCGAGGTCGAGGATCAGCGCATCGGCCGCGAGGCTGCGCGCCTTCTCGAGGGCGCGCAGGTTGGAACCCGGCATGTAGAGCACGCTGCGGCGGAGGCGGAGATCGATCATCGCGAAACGGTTCCCTTACGGTCCGTTCCTGCTTACGGCAGCGCCCGATTGCGTTGCAACATGGGGCGCGGCCGGTCGCGCGGTCACGCTCCCGGATCGTTCTCCAGCAGGATCGGCCGGCCGTGCGGCGTCGCGGCGGCCGCCCGGGCGAAGGCCGCGCGGCGCTCGGCCAGGGCCGCCGCATCGGTCAGGCCGCGCTCGGCGAGTAGGGTCTCGATCGTGTCGAGCCACAGGGCGTAATCCGCCGGGCGGTCGCCGGACCGGCCCAGCGCCTGCGCCCAGTCCGACCAGGTGAACAGGCCGGCATCGTGCAGCGACACCACCAGGGCGAAGGTCTGCGCCTCCCAGGGCGCGGCGAAGACCGGGGGCTCGGGGGGACGGTTCATGCAGTCGCCGCCCGGGCCGGTTCGAGATAGCTCTCGAAGGCGTTGACCGAGACGGCGAGTCCCGGATCCGCGTCCTCGCCCCACAATTCGATGCCGGAGAACCGCACGGTGTAGAGCCATTGCGGCGCCTCGCCGGCGAAGGCGGCGTTGGAATCCGGGAAGACGAAGCCGCCATGGACCCGCTCGACGATGCCGGTGCGGCCCCGGACGTAGCGCGGCAGGCGGGTATGGCCTTTCGGGTTGACGATTTTCGCCCGCACCTCGTCGCCGGGGGAAAAGCGGGCGGGATTCGTCACCGGGCGGTCGCTCGGAAAGCCGCGGGCAAACAGCGGCGCCACCTCCTCGGCCTTGAGCACCCGGGCGACCGGGGCCGGCGGCGTCAGAGCGGCGCCGGCCGCCAGCTCGCCCGCCTCGACGAGGCCGTGCTGCTGGACCTGTTTCTCCAGGGCCCGGAACCAGATCCGGTAATAGCTGGAGGTCAGGTACTCGCCGGGCGGCAGCGATTCGCGGGCGGCGCGGCTGGCATCGAGGTTCCAGGTGCCGGTGAGCCCCATCGCCATCGCCATGGCGAAGACCCGCTTCTCCCAAGGAGCGTGGAACCAGGGCTCGTCCGCCTCGAGACCCAGCGGGCCGAAGCCCTGCATGCCGCCCAGATCCTGTCCGCCGTTCATGCGTGCACCACCTGGTCGGGGCTCAAGGGAAGCCCGGTGCCGATCATCGAATCGCGGGTGACGAGGTCGGCCAGCGCCGCTTCGTCGAGGCGGTCGGTGCCGGGCGGGCGCATCGGCAGCACCATGTAGCGCAGCTCCGCGGTCGAGTCCCACACCCGGATCCGGGTCTCGGGCGGCAGCACCGTGCCGAATTCGGCGAGCACCCCGCGCGGATCGATGACGGTGCGGGAGCGGTAGGGCGGCGACTTGTACCAGACCGGCGGCAGGCCGAGCACCGGCCAGGGATAGCAGGAGCAGAGCGTGCAGACGACGACGTTGTGTTCCTCGGGCGTGTTCTCGACCACCACCATGTGCTCGCCGCCGCGCCCGCCGACATCGAGCTCGCGCATCGCCGCACTGCCGTCGGCCAGGAGGCGGGCCTTGAAGGCGGGATCGACCCAGGCCCGTGCCACCACCCGGGCGCCGTTATGCGGCCCGACCTTGGTCTCGTAGGTCTCGATCAGGGTGTCGAGGGCGGCCGGATCGACGTAGCCCTTCTCGACCAGGATCGATTCGAGGGCGCGCACTCGCAGGTCCAGCGGCGACAATTCGCTGCCGTGAGGGTGGTCGTGATGATCGTGATCGTGGTCTTGGTGGTCGTTGTCTTGCGCCATCTCTGCCCTCCTGCAAGCCACGAGGATACGCGGGAGGCTCTCACGCCGCCACCGTCACGGACGCACGGCCGGGGTCTCGACGGGGAGGGGCGCGGCGCGCTGCATCAGGTAGAGGGTCAGCGCCACCGCCTCCGCCGAGCCGGGCGTGAACGGCTCGGCCCGCATGCCGGTGAGGCAATTGCGGAAACGCCGTTCCAGCGAGCCGAGATCCTGCCATTCGAGCCGGTAGAGCGGATAGCCGGTCGGATGCCCTTGCGGGATCGTGGCGGCACCGAGCCGCCGGCCGCGGTTCTCAT
This sequence is a window from Methylobacterium sp. SyP6R. Protein-coding genes within it:
- a CDS encoding HpcH/HpaI aldolase/citrate lyase family protein, whose product is MIDLRLRRSVLYMPGSNLRALEKARSLAADALILDLEDAVAPDAKDVAREQVCAAVRQGGYGDRELIIRVNAPQTPWGEADLRAAIEAGPDAILMPKVSSPAVLENIADRLEALDAPPGIKIWAMIETPAAILNIQAIAAARRNPGTRLACFVLGTNDLAKDTWTQIVPGRAPMMPWLMTALAGARAEGLTILDGVYNNFSDLDGCREECEQARILGFDGKTLIHPSQVALANAAFAPTEDEVRIARTVIEIYERPENAKRGAIQINGRMFERQHVPMARRSVAWAEAIAAKGQ
- a CDS encoding nitrile hydratase accessory protein, whose product is MNRPPEPPVFAAPWEAQTFALVVSLHDAGLFTWSDWAQALGRSGDRPADYALWLDTIETLLAERGLTDAAALAERRAAFARAAAATPHGRPILLENDPGA
- the nthB gene encoding nitrile hydratase subunit beta, which translates into the protein MNGGQDLGGMQGFGPLGLEADEPWFHAPWEKRVFAMAMAMGLTGTWNLDASRAARESLPPGEYLTSSYYRIWFRALEKQVQQHGLVEAGELAAGAALTPPAPVARVLKAEEVAPLFARGFPSDRPVTNPARFSPGDEVRAKIVNPKGHTRLPRYVRGRTGIVERVHGGFVFPDSNAAFAGEAPQWLYTVRFSGIELWGEDADPGLAVSVNAFESYLEPARAATA
- the nthA gene encoding nitrile hydratase subunit alpha, producing MAQDNDHQDHDHDHHDHPHGSELSPLDLRVRALESILVEKGYVDPAALDTLIETYETKVGPHNGARVVARAWVDPAFKARLLADGSAAMRELDVGGRGGEHMVVVENTPEEHNVVVCTLCSCYPWPVLGLPPVWYKSPPYRSRTVIDPRGVLAEFGTVLPPETRIRVWDSTAELRYMVLPMRPPGTDRLDEAALADLVTRDSMIGTGLPLSPDQVVHA